The Pochonia chlamydosporia 170 chromosome 1, whole genome shotgun sequence genome window below encodes:
- a CDS encoding aminotransferase, classes I and II (similar to Neosartorya fischeri NRRL 181 XP_001266883.1) — MFSGRKFSFNRHTGAPKPRARRFSNAEPGANEVQSKVHRQFRNAHEGHLPHAGLDASRASTGVIWCTERAAELGFFEDPDSWANLGQGAPEVEDDIAGCFQRPTTIDISVAAREYGPTAGIRPLREAVAKLYNEMHRKGKDSQYTWENVAIVPGGRAGLIRIAAVLGNSYLSFFLPDYTAYNEMLSLFKNFAAIPVPLSEEDGYHIHPDKIAEEIARGTSVILTSNPRNPTGRVVANPELAEIQDICRGRATLISDEFYSGYNYTSNCDGTTISAAENVEDVDEDDVLIIDGLTKRFRLPGWRIAWILGPKEYIAAIGSCGSYLDGGACHAFQDAAIPMLEPTLVQNEMVHLQRHFRDKRDYVVRRLREMGFVIKYVPDSTFYLWLNLDGLPASIADGLNFFQACLEEKVIVVPGIFFDLNPSRRRDLFDSPCHHFVRFSYGPRMDVLRMGLDGIERVVSKHKKAAE, encoded by the exons ATGTTCAGCGGGCGTAAGTTTTCGTTCAACCGCCACACTGGCGCTCCGAAACCCAGAGCTCGCCGATTCAGCAACGCTGAGCCTGGCGCAAATG AGGTTCAATCCAAAGTTCACCGCCAGTTTCGCAACGCCCACGAGGGCCATCTTCCCCATGCTGGTCTCGATGCCAGCAGAGCTTCCACTGGTGTAATTTGGTGTACTGAGCGGGCTGCCGAGCTTGGCTTCTTCGAGGATCCCGACTCCTGGGCCAATTTGGGCCAGGGAGCACCCGAGGTGGAGGATGACATTGCCGGCTGCTTTCAGCGTCCTACGACGATTGATATTTCCGTCGCTGCGAGAGAGTACGGTCCTACCGCTGGCATTCGACCGCTGAGAGAGGCAGTGGCCAAGCTGTACAATGAGATGCATCGCAAGGGAAAGGATAGCCAGTATACCTGGGAGAATGTGGCCATTGTGCCTGGAGGTCGAGCGGGTTTGATTCGAATTGCCGCCGTATTGGGCAATTCGTACTTGAGTTTCTTTTTGCCCGACTATACGGCGTATAACGAAATGTTAAGTTTGTTCAAGAAT TTTGCAGCTATTCCCGTCCCTCTGTCTGAGGAAGATGGCTATCATATCCACCCGGACAAGATTGCAGAGGAAATCGCCCGTGGTACCTCTGTCATCCTCACCTCAAATCCCCGAAACCCTACCGGCCGAGTCGTTGCCAACCCTGAGTTGGCCGAGATTCAGGACATTTGCCGTGGCCGAGCCACCTTGATCAGCGATGAGTTTTACTCTGGCTACAACTACACTAGTAACTGCGACGGAACTACTATTTCTGCCGCCGAAAACGtcgaagatgttgatgaagatgatgttcTTATTATCGATGGTCTTACGAAGCGATTCCGATTGCCTGGATGGCGAATTGCATGGATCCTGGGACCCAAGG AGTACATTGCCGC CATCGGCTCCTGTGGTAGTTATTTGGATGGCGGTGCCTGCCACGCCTTCCAAGATGCCGCTATCCCCATGCTGGAGCCAACTCTTGTCCAGAACGAAATGGTCCACTTGCAGCGCCACTTTCGT GACAAGCGAGACTACGTTGTCCGTCGCCTACGCGAAATGGGCTTCGTCATTAAATACGTGCCCGATTCAACCTTTTACTT GTGGCTCAACCTCGATGGCCTCCCCGCAAGTATCGCTGATGgcctcaacttcttccagGCCTGTCTGGAAGAAAAGGTCATTGTCGTGCccggcatcttcttcgacCTCAACCCCTCGCGACGTCGAGACTTGTTTGACAGTCCGTGCCACCACTTTGTGCGTTTCTCGTACGGCCCAAGAATGGACGTGCTGCGCATGGGGTTGGATGGCATTGAGAGAGTTGTTTCCAA GCACAAGAAGGCTGCGGAGTAG
- a CDS encoding ubiquitin-conjugating enzyme family protein (similar to Colletotrichum gloeosporioides Nara gc5 XP_007282423.1), whose amino-acid sequence MASEPPFTLATRRRLLRDIAELQEKPYANIKLHLVDLTKACLILSPEGYRRLHLTVHLNDNYPLSAPWVTIQTRIHHPNVFGNYICASILNTSEGYTPAYTLKGICIQLLSFFGSDSIEQTGGGWSVDLKDFKHGNVGEQECRFQCPDCKFDSTRDTATTEDQPQSRRSRKRQRARQRAAALTEVSLPTQSPRTSSAAYIAGLPDELLLETLDHLDFEDLMSFSQAWPRVETLVQTYDLVRSRDLQCFVLKETYRRLLLGIGVSVVRGGTLQSEFDLISGRAFHQLKIRESVHGIPFQNWLPLPISYPHWRQVHPHIMRSLTQLAERMNLPNNIPKVKVVFAFMTDIVVRLNLDVEGQAPRSSQRNKEGQYFARKSTLRHASEKAIESYFHLYHLLLCLATGPGGKAVVEEANRMITSFMDGKRSKDHVPNLGHLLTALHISDVEVTVALRKAIITETITRNVVWLLDGKGAGFAELGFLEDDDISYYRLKKTFQGSRTSYRLLMFSELFRRTARPSSSTDSGKSLVEIRNELFTRHGGPPPGAAAKLASEVRRLQKIDEFPTFLQEMGLTAIPGAKNFTTVLRDTVRASVAKGYSCGGDQRRLLRLRISRDDEIDVDAAIEKFYGE is encoded by the exons ATGGCTTCCGAACCGCCGTTTACGTTGGCCACACGGCGGAGACTCCTGCGCGACATTGCAGAACTCCAGGAGAAGCCGTACGCCAATATCAAGCTGCACCTCGTTGACCTGACCAAAGCGTGTCTTATCCTCAGCCCCGAAGGATATCGCCGCTTACATCTGACGGTTCATCTGAATGATAATTATCCGCTTTCGGCGCCGTGGGTGACCATACAGACCCGAATTCATCATCCGAATGTATTTGGCAACTATATCTGCGCGTCTATTCTCAACACCAGTGAGGGCTATACGCCTGCCTATACACTCAAAGGGATATGTATCCAGCTGCTCAGTTTCTTTGGCAGCGACAGCATAGAACAAACTGGTGGCGGCTGGTCCGTCGACCTTAAAGACTTCAAGCATGGTAATGTAGGGGAACAGGAGTGCCGCTTTCAATGTCCTGATTGCAAGTTCGACAGCACTCGTGATACCGCTACGACTGAGGACCAGCCTCAGAGCAGACGGAGTAGAAAAAGACAAAGGGCGAGGCAAAGGGCTGCAGCTCTAACGGAGGTTAGCTTGCCTACACAATCTCCGCGAACATCATCAGCCGCATATATCGCTGGGCTTCCAGACGAACTACTGCTGGAGACCTTGGATCACCTCGATTTCGAAGACCTCATGTCCTTTTCACAGGCCTGGCCACGGGTTGAAACTCTTGTTCAGACATACGACTTGGTGCGCAGCCGCGATCTGCAATGCTTTGTTTTGAAGGAAACGTATAGACGGCTACTGCTTGGTATTGGTGTTTCCGTCGTCAGGGGCGGCACACTGCAATCCGAATTCGACTTGATTTCCGGAAGGGCATTCCATCAGCTTAAAATTCGGGAATCAGTCCACGGCATTCCCTTTCAGAACTGGCTCCCGTTGCCCATTTCATATCCACACTGGCGGCAGGTTCACCCACACATCATGAGGTCTCTCACTCAACTTGCAGAAAGAATGAATCTCCCCAACAATATACCCAAGGTGAAGGTCGTATTCGCCTTTATGACCGACATTGTTGTACGTCTAAACCTGGATGTGGAAGGACAAGCCCCGAGAAGTAGCCAGAGGAACAAGGAGGGTCAATATTTTGCCCGCAAGAGTACCCTTCGGCATGCGTCTGAAAAGGCCATCGAATCGTACTTTCACTTGTATCATCTACTCCTCTGTCTCGCAACAGGACCTGGTGGCAAGGCCGTTGTAGAAGAGGCGAACAGGATGATCACCTCCTTTATGGACGGCAAGCGAAGCAAGGACCACGTACCTAACCTTGGCCATCTCCTCACTGCCTTGCACATCAGCGACGTGGAGGTTACCGTTGCGCTCAGGAAGGCAATCATCACCGAAACCATCACCCGGAACGTCGTCTGGCTGCTGGACGGCAAGGGCGCCGGCTTCGCAGAGCTGGGGTTcttggaagacgacgacatATCGTATTATCGGCTCAAGAAGACATTTCAGGGGAGTCGAACATCGTACCGGCTGTTGATGTTTTCGGAACTATTCCGCCGCACCGCACGTCCTTCATCGAGCACCGATTCTGGGAAATCCCTCGTCGAAATTCGCAATGAGCTATTCACTCGTCATGGCGGGCCGCCTCCAGGCGCCGCAGCAAAGTTGGCATCTGAAGTACGGCGCTTACAGAAAATTGACGAGTTTCCTACTTTCCTCCAAGAAATGGGGCTGACGGCTATCCCTGGCGCGAAGAACTTTACGACAGTGTTGCGTGATACAGTTCGTGCGAGCGTTGCAAAGGGCTATAGCTGTGGTGGCGATCAGAGGAGATTGCTGCGTTTGCGGATTTCGCGGGACGACGAGATTGATGTAGATGCTGCAATCGAGAAGTTCTATG GTGAATAG
- a CDS encoding CMGC/SRPK protein kinase (similar to Coccidioides immitis RS XP_001241798.1) has product MASFLRRLALPGRTWQPLSFSNPNFTRIPSTEKIEEELFPDYIASRYYPARIGEVLRDQYQIVGKLGFGASSTVWLARDLLGRRHVALKLFINAKSLGGQLDHELTMYKRISASSPKHPGRGAVRELLDSFDVAGPDGCHRCLVHPPLWESVLTFLRRNPVMRLPAPVLVFVLRRLFLALDFLHSECRIIHTDIKADNIMFGVNDDSVFSAFEGQELRDPSPRKEVDGRVVYTSRELQMPKNWGAPVLCDFGSAVAGDVEHFEDVQPDIYRAPEVILEAPWSYEVDIWNTGCMIWDLFEGQHLFTGFDPEHQTYRSRAHLAEITGLLGQPSQALLRAGRSSHKFFTEKGDLRADIPLPDSISLEEKETSLEGESREKFLAMMRKILQWEPSRRSSAKALADDEWIMGNM; this is encoded by the exons ATGGCGTCATTTCTTCGGCGGTTAGCTTTGCCTGGTCGGACATGGCAGCCTCTTAGCTTctccaaccccaacttcACGCGAATCCCATCAACAGAGAAGATAGAGGAGGAGCTCTTCCCCGACTACATTGCATCGCGTTACTATCCGGCTCGTATTGGAGAAGTCCTCAGAGATCAATATCAGATTGTTGGCAAGCTTGGATTCGGAGCGAGTTCCACGGTTTGGTTGGCACGCGACTTGCT AGGTCGTCGGCATGTAGCACTGAAGCTATTCATAAATGCAAAGTCTCTAGGCGGGCAGCTGGATCACGAACTCACAATGTACAAGCGAATTTCGGCATCGTCCCCAAAGCATCCCGGTCGCGGTGCTGTTAGAGAACTTCTCGACTCCTTTGACGTTGCTGGCCCAGATGGATGCCATCGGTGCTTGGTTCATCCTCCGCTGTGGGAGAGCGTATTGACTTTTCTTCGCCGCAACCCAGTGATGAGACTGCCTGCACCTGTTCTCGTCTTTGTCCTTCGCCGCCTCTTTCTTGCTTTGGACTTTTTGCATAGCGAATGCCGGATTATCCACACAG ATATAAAAGCCGATAATATCATGTTTGGTGTCAATGACGACTCAGTGTTTAGTGCATTCGAGGGGCAGGAGCTGCGCGACCCGTCTCCGCGAAAGGAGGTGGACGGTAGAGTCGTTTATACGTCACGCGAGCTCCAAATGCCCAAGAATTGGGGCGCTCCCGTACTTTGTGATTTTGGCTCGGCCGTTGCCGGAGATGTAGAGCATTTTGAAGATGTACAGCCTGATATATACAGAGCACCTGAAGTCATCTTGGAGGCACCGTGGTCATATGAAGTCGACATATGGAACACCGGTTGCATG ATCTGGGATCTCTTTGAAGGTCAACACTTGTTTACGGGTTTCGACCCAGAGCATCAGACCTACCGGAGCAGGGCGCATCTTGCTGAGATAACTGGCTTGCTTGGACAGCCTTCACAGGCGCTTCTCCGTGCGGGAAGGTCGAGCCATAAGTTCTTCACGGAGAAAG GAGATTTGCGTGCAGATATTCCCCTCCCTGATAGCATATCGCTGGAGGAGAAAGAGACTAGTCTGGAAGGTGAGAGTCGAGAGAAGTTTCTCGCCATGATGCGCAAAATACTCCAATGGGAACCTTCGAGGCGTTCCTCAGCAAAGGCGCTCGCTGATGATGAGTGGATAATGGGGAACATGTAA
- a CDS encoding aldehyde dehydrogenase (similar to Neosartorya fischeri NRRL 181 XP_001265630.1), whose product MAEVTLTGVVPTGLFIDNKFIPASANSTINIENPLTCSNLATVSAAQNEDIDRAVQSSTLAFSSWKRESPSFRRALLLKLADLIERDASIIASLEAIDAGILYRDSMGMNIPQALENLKYFAGWADKVDGLTLTIPGGMAYTRREPIGVCAAIIPWNAPLMITIWKLAPALAAGNTIIIKTPEMCPLYGQKLGQLIAEAGIPPGVVNIVCGLGGVAGAALSAHTSIRKISFTGSPGVGRQILATSARTNLKRVTLELGGKGASIVFDDADWENALFWTTMGITVNNGQVCIAGSRIYVQDTIYDKFIQEFSKRVSEAVHGDPLIAETTKGPVINRAQRDKILSYIDLGKSSGAKLIAGGEPFPSDGHFVANTAFADVSDDARIMKEEVFGPLACIAPFIAEEEVVRRANDTAFGLSAAVFTNDLNRAYRVAEAMEAGQVTVNNWGAVHANTPFGGVKESGFGRDMGKEALDEWTSVKTVKWHILGST is encoded by the exons ATGGCTGAAGTCACTCTCACTGGTGTCG TACCAACTGGTCTCTTCATAGACAACAAATTCATTCCAGCCAGCGCCAACTCCACCATAAATATAGAGAACCCCCTCACATGCAGCAACCTCGCAACAGTGTCGGCAGCACAGAACGAAGATATTGACCGCGCCGTTCAAAGCTCAACACTAGCCTTTTCATCGTGGAAACGAGAGAGTCCTAGTTTCCGACGCGCTCTGCTTCTCAAATTGGCAGACCTGATTGAGAGAGATGCATCCATCATCGCGTCCCTCGAGGCCATTGACGCTGGCATCTTGTACCGAGACTCCATGGGCATGAACATACCACAAGCCCTAGAGAACTTGAAATACTTTGCAGGATGGGCAGACAAGGTAGACGGACTAACATTAACCATCCCGGGAGGCATGGCATATACCAGACGAGAACCCATTGGCGTATGCGCCGCCATTATACCGTGGAATGCGCCATT GATGATAACCATCTGGAAGCTGGCACCAGCTCTTGCCGCCGGCAAcacaatcatcatcaaaacaccagaaaTGTGTCCTTTGTACGGCCAAAAGCTCGGGCAACTCATAGCCGAAGCCGGGATTCCGCCTGGTGTCGTCAACATCGTATGCGGGCTaggtggtgttgctggcgcCGCGCTTTCCGCTCACACAAGTATAAGAAAGATCTCCTTCACAGGTAGCCCCGGCGTTGGCAGACAAATCCTAGCCACATCAGCACGAACGAATTTGAAAAGAGTCACGCTCGAGCTAGGTGGAAAGGGAGCTTCCATTGTGTTTGACGATGCGGACTGGGAGAACGCCCTCTTCTGGACAACCATGGGCATCACCGTCAACAACGGCCAGGTTTGCATTGCCGGAAGCCGGATATACGTCCAGGACACCATCTACGACAAATTCATACAGGAGTTCTCCAAGCGGGTTAGCGAGGCTGTGCATGGCGACCCTCTCATCGCTGAGACGACCAAAGGCCCTGTGATCAACCGCGCGCAGCGGGACAAGATCCTCTCTTACATCGACCTTGGTAAGAGCTCCGGGGCGAAGCTCATTGCTGGGGGTGAGCCGTTCCCCAGCGATGGACATTTTGTTGCCAATACGGCTTTCGCGGACGTTTCGGATGATGCTCGAATCATGAAAGAAGAAGTATTTGGGCCACTTGCCTGCATTGCGCCATTCATagccgaggaggaagttgtgAGGAGGGCCAACGACACCGCCTTTGGGCTCAGCGCGGCAGTCTTCACTAATGACTTGAACAGAGCGTATCGGGTTGCGGAGGCGATGGAAGCTGGACAGGTTACTGTGAATAATTGGGGTGCTGTGCATGCGAATACGCCGTTTGGGGGTGTCAAGGAGAGTGGCTTTGGGCGTGATATGGGTAAGGAGGCGTTGGATGAGTGGACATCTGTGAAGACTGTGAAGTGGCATATTCTGGGCTCTACGTGA
- a CDS encoding fungal specific transcription factor domain-containing protein: MHQPICHNCIKSRQLCRGYGVQLSWPREGDNRRAIVHHFSKPLPVKSRIFRARKAVFLNTSSWDVSLSQVLQEQQSIGKDDLRNQQRLADLVDDYLHAMRVPHLPYLSSSFLSRSNARLLDYFNEFRWRILAPIIDEELAQFVMKVALFDPSSSNVALQGVLTLSSLQLQGHSQSLMYQSRLVSMLQGNILRLDRESVLQNLIATMLLYQYEVTNMPSTGQQWSFYLCGAKKIIHAAAVTAKLHQNDTAIVMDWIYYHEVMSEFSIRHWLEADAVDNFCKGPLAHRPEDMPVAYQSTASVTCPIDVLDLIRNVCKRPSPGDAAIKYTDAEIKCIQALQANIYGAIGDYGPFTDTLGSLPRQKALAHLYRCAALIYVNRVVFNLSPLSFSHKRLIREGILLLRKLGSCESAWPLFIIACEASEDEQRMQIWDLLTETGSGTQRRGTHVPLITGMIERIWKQNDLNDGEVGYIKTLDAVVSMAESLPLFA, encoded by the exons ATGCATCAACCTATCTGCCACAACTGCATCAAGTCCAGGCAGCTTTGTCGTGGTTATGGCGTCCAATTGTCCTGGCCACGCGAGGGTGACAACAGGCGAGCGATCGTACATCACTTTTCTAAGCCCCTGCCCGTTAAGTCCCGAATATTCCGAGCAAGAAAGGCAGTGTTTTTGAACACGTCCTCGTGGGATGTGTCCCTCTCTCAGGTTCTGCAGGAACAACAGAGTATCGGTAAGGATGATCTGCGCAATCAGCAACGCCTCGCTGACCTAGTAGATGACTATCTGCACGCGATGCGTGTACCGCACCTGCCGTACCTTTCGTCGTCGTTTCTCTCGAGGAGCAATGCTCGGCTGCTAGATTACT TCAATGAGTTTAGATGGCGAATCTTGGCGCCGATTATTGACGAGGAATTGGCACAGTTCGTCATGAAAGTTGCATTGTTTGACCCGTCTTCGTCAAATGTAGCACTCCAAGGGGTGCTGACGCTGTCTTCTTTGCAACTTCAGGGGCACTCACAGAGTCTGATGTACCAGTCGCGCCTTGTCTCCATGCTACAGGGGAATATATTGAGACTGGACAGAGAGAGCGTACTGCAGAATCTGATTGCAACAATGTTGCTGTATCAATACGAG GTTACAAATATGCCGTCAACAGGGCAACAGTGGAGTTTCTACCTGTGTGGCGCAAAAAAGATCATTCATGCTGCCGCCGTCACTGCAAAATTGCATCAAAATGACACGGCGATTGTGATGGATTGGATTTACTATCATGAGGTCATGTCCGAGTTCAGCATAAGGCATTGGCTTGAAGCAGATGCTGTGGACAATTTCTGCAAGGGTCCGCTGGCGCATCGGCCTGAGGACATGCCCGTAGCATATCAG TCGACTGCCAGTGTTACATGCCCCATTGACGTCCTCGACTTAATCCGGAATGTTTGCAAGCGCCCGTCCCCTGGGGATGCAGCCATAAAGTACACCGACGCCGAGATAAAATGTATCCAAGCTCTCCAAGCAAACATTTACGGTGCCATTGGCGACTACGGCCCCTTTACCGACACGTTGGGTTCCCTGCCCCGCCAAAAGGCGCTGGCACATCTCTATCGCTGCGCGGCGTTGATTTATGTTAATCGCGTCGTGTTTAACTTGTCTCCGTTGTCGTTCTCTCACAAACGATTAATACGAGAAGGTATTTTGCTGCTGCGGAAACTAGGTTCTTGCGAGAGTGCATGGCCATTGTTTATAATAGCCTGTGAAGCAAGCGAGGATGAGCAAAGAATGCAGATATGGGATCTTTTGACAGAAACGGGTAGCGGAACACAGCGCAGGGGGACTCATGTTCCGCTGATTACGGGGATGATCGAAAGGATCTGGAAGCAGAATGATTTAAatgatggcgaggttggGTATATCAAGACTCTGGATGCAGTGGTCTCCATGGCAGAGTCTTTGCCTCTATTTGCTTAG